A genomic window from Leptolyngbya sp. BL0902 includes:
- a CDS encoding thiazole synthase: MTLTATPIESANAAIPADTPLVIAGRSFASRLMTGSGKYDDFETMRQSIAASGCEIVTVAVRRVQTNAPGHEGLAEALDWSKIWMLPNTAGCQTAEEAIRVARLGREMAKLLGQEDNNFVKLEVIPDAKYLLPDPIGTLEAAEQLVKEGFAVLPYINADPLLAKRLEDAGCATVMPLGSPIGSGQGIRNAANIQIIIENAQVPVVVDAGIGTPSEAALAMEMGADALLINTAIAKAQNPVAMGRAMGLATHAGRLAYHAGRIPIQTTASPSSPMVGRINA; this comes from the coding sequence ATGACCCTAACCGCAACTCCCATCGAATCCGCCAACGCCGCTATCCCCGCCGATACGCCCCTGGTCATCGCCGGACGTTCCTTCGCCTCCCGTCTGATGACCGGATCCGGCAAGTACGACGACTTTGAAACCATGCGCCAGAGCATTGCCGCCAGCGGCTGCGAGATTGTCACCGTGGCGGTGCGGCGGGTGCAGACCAACGCCCCCGGCCATGAAGGGTTGGCCGAAGCTCTGGACTGGTCAAAAATTTGGATGCTGCCCAACACTGCCGGATGCCAAACCGCCGAGGAAGCCATTCGGGTGGCGCGGCTGGGCCGAGAAATGGCCAAACTGCTGGGCCAGGAGGACAACAACTTCGTCAAGCTGGAGGTCATCCCCGACGCCAAATATCTGCTGCCCGACCCCATCGGCACCCTAGAGGCGGCGGAACAGTTGGTGAAAGAAGGCTTTGCGGTGCTGCCCTACATCAACGCCGACCCCCTGCTGGCCAAGCGCCTAGAGGACGCGGGCTGCGCCACGGTGATGCCCCTCGGTTCCCCGATTGGCTCGGGCCAGGGCATTCGCAACGCCGCCAATATTCAAATCATCATCGAAAATGCCCAGGTGCCCGTGGTGGTGGATGCCGGAATTGGCACCCCCAGCGAAGCCGCCCTGGCCATGGAAATGGGAGCCGATGCCCTGCTGATTAACACCGCCATCGCCAAGGCCCAAAACCCCGTGGCTATGGGTCGCGCTATGGGCCTTGCCACCCACGCCGGACGACTGGCCTACCACGCCGGACGCATCCCCATCCAAACCACCGCCAGCCCTAGCTCTCCCATGGTGGGCCGCATCAACGCCTAG
- the gshB gene encoding glutathione synthase: MNIAFIIDPIERLDPGHDTSIALMEAAQDKGHQVWITEAPFLSVVGGKAYGLLRRVELTPVSLVEGHWVAEEQWYEVDEVELRPLEEMDVVFMRTDPPVTVPYLYATYILDYIDPAKTRVINSPKGIRAANEKMYALQFAEAIPETIVSQNKAVIRETVERWGSAVLKPLGGKAGEGILFLQAGDRNLNSMVEISTRQGQEPVMIQTYLPAAKDGDKRIILLNGEPIGAVNRIPTGSEFRGNMAVGGRVAQVDITDRERDICRQLAPTLQRDGLYFVGIDIIGGYLTEVNVTSPTGIREIDRLNDVRLGHQVMDWLAQA, translated from the coding sequence GTGAACATCGCTTTTATTATCGACCCCATCGAACGCCTCGACCCCGGCCACGACACCAGCATTGCCCTGATGGAAGCGGCCCAGGACAAGGGGCACCAGGTTTGGATCACCGAAGCGCCCTTCCTGAGTGTGGTGGGTGGCAAGGCCTACGGGCTGTTGCGACGGGTGGAACTGACCCCTGTGAGCCTGGTGGAGGGCCATTGGGTGGCAGAGGAGCAATGGTACGAAGTGGACGAGGTGGAGCTGCGCCCCCTGGAGGAGATGGACGTGGTGTTCATGCGGACGGATCCGCCTGTGACGGTGCCCTACCTCTACGCCACCTACATTTTGGACTACATCGACCCGGCCAAAACCCGCGTCATCAACTCGCCCAAGGGTATCCGCGCCGCTAACGAAAAGATGTATGCCCTGCAATTTGCCGAGGCCATCCCCGAAACCATCGTCAGCCAAAACAAGGCGGTGATTCGCGAAACCGTGGAGCGCTGGGGATCGGCGGTGCTGAAACCCCTGGGGGGCAAGGCGGGGGAAGGCATCCTATTTCTGCAAGCGGGGGATCGCAACCTCAACTCCATGGTGGAAATCAGCACCCGCCAAGGCCAAGAACCCGTGATGATTCAAACCTACCTACCTGCCGCTAAAGATGGCGACAAGCGGATCATTCTGCTGAATGGCGAACCCATCGGGGCGGTGAATCGCATCCCCACGGGCAGCGAATTTCGCGGCAACATGGCCGTCGGCGGTCGGGTCGCCCAGGTGGATATCACCGACCGCGAGCGGGACATCTGCCGCCAACTGGCCCCCACCCTGCAACGGGATGGCCTCTACTTCGTCGGCATCGACATCATCGGCGGCTACCTGACGGAGGTCAACGTCACCAGCCCCACCGGAATCCGCGAAATCGACCGCCTCAACGATGTACGTTTGGGTCATCAGGTGATGGACTGGCTGGCCCAGGCATAA